The following coding sequences are from one Beggiatoa alba B18LD window:
- a CDS encoding penicillin acylase family protein, with protein sequence MLKWIKRLLIGLLGIIVLMVGGGYWFLQSTLPKVSGEAHFKGLLAPVTISRETNGVVHIRAENETDMFYAQGLIHAQDRLWQMEFQRRIGAGRLSEILGNKAIEQDKFLKTWGFYRAAEQAYTALNAESKAVIDAYVAGINGYLESDPPLPIEFKLLGVKPAKWTPADVLVWSKMMSFNLAGNRRAELRRYGLLAKGLAEERIAELMPLYPKIATPIDSTTPLIHPTTSDYHLMEALWQADAFTPPMTEASNNWVLSGQRTVSGKALLANDPHLQMSNPSLWYLVHLSAPTYDAIGASLPGLPCIVIGHNQAIAWGVTNVEADVEDVYVLEETEDKQGYVYQNEVVPYNTRTETIKVKGEADQTFIVKESRYGVVITELVADAPKTKPLALRWTGHDPDDTTFSAYYAINKAKNWTEFNAAMRYYIAPSQNFIYADTAGNIGHIVSGRLPIRKAGHSGLYPVLGNGDWDWQGFIPFEELPRRYNPPEGYIITANHNISPENYPYTISLEWGGEPYRYERIKQLIDAKEKHDLSSMRAIQLDQLSLLYTDFRPYLQNLPIISPTAQAALQRLLAWKGEMSPTSPEATLFIAWYMAFSHLPQTETGESWFFYPRYLLNALKSGDSACAQQKRTCLEIAGDVFETVVKQWSTDIPKWGLVHQAMFNHPILTHTPLAPLFDRQVDFGGERFTVNVGWVNPETLKTTHVPSYRQLIDFSQLDNSAYIHPMGQSGNVMSSHFDDLLALWQKGEYLTMQTKGYTEANKLILKP encoded by the coding sequence GTGTTGAAATGGATAAAACGTCTATTAATAGGCTTGCTAGGCATTATTGTTTTAATGGTCGGTGGGGGATATTGGTTTTTACAATCAACATTGCCGAAAGTCTCGGGCGAGGCACATTTTAAAGGCTTGCTTGCACCAGTCACGATTAGCCGTGAAACAAACGGAGTTGTACACATTCGTGCAGAAAATGAAACAGATATGTTTTATGCACAAGGACTTATCCATGCACAAGACCGTTTATGGCAAATGGAGTTTCAACGCCGTATTGGTGCGGGACGGTTATCCGAAATTTTAGGCAATAAGGCAATAGAGCAAGATAAATTTCTGAAGACATGGGGATTTTATCGGGCAGCAGAACAGGCTTATACGGCGTTAAATGCGGAAAGTAAAGCCGTGATTGATGCCTATGTTGCAGGCATTAATGGCTATTTAGAAAGTGACCCGCCTTTGCCGATTGAGTTTAAATTATTAGGCGTAAAGCCCGCAAAATGGACACCTGCGGATGTCTTAGTATGGTCTAAAATGATGAGTTTTAATTTAGCGGGCAATCGTCGTGCAGAATTACGCCGTTACGGCTTGCTAGCAAAAGGGTTAGCTGAGGAGCGAATTGCTGAGTTAATGCCACTATATCCAAAAATAGCAACGCCGATTGATTCAACAACACCGCTGATTCATCCAACAACAAGCGATTATCATTTAATGGAAGCATTATGGCAGGCGGACGCATTTACCCCACCCATGACAGAAGCGTCCAATAATTGGGTCTTGAGCGGTCAGCGCACCGTCAGCGGGAAAGCCTTATTAGCTAACGACCCACATTTGCAAATGAGTAATCCTTCACTTTGGTATCTCGTACATTTATCAGCACCAACTTATGATGCTATTGGTGCATCTTTACCGGGATTACCTTGCATCGTCATTGGGCATAATCAAGCGATTGCTTGGGGGGTAACAAATGTCGAAGCCGATGTCGAAGATGTGTATGTTTTAGAAGAAACAGAAGATAAACAAGGCTATGTTTATCAAAATGAAGTTGTACCGTATAACACCCGTACTGAAACGATAAAGGTCAAAGGGGAAGCCGACCAGACATTTATCGTCAAAGAAAGCCGTTATGGCGTTGTTATCACAGAACTAGTTGCAGACGCGCCAAAAACCAAGCCGTTAGCCTTACGTTGGACGGGTCATGACCCTGATGATACGACCTTTAGCGCGTATTATGCTATTAATAAAGCTAAAAATTGGACAGAATTTAACGCCGCAATGCGTTATTACATTGCACCCAGTCAAAATTTTATTTATGCCGATACTGCGGGCAATATTGGGCATATCGTATCAGGTCGCTTACCGATTCGAAAAGCAGGGCATTCAGGTTTATATCCCGTGCTTGGCAATGGCGATTGGGATTGGCAAGGCTTTATCCCTTTTGAAGAATTACCCCGCCGTTACAATCCGCCAGAAGGCTATATTATCACAGCAAATCATAATATTAGCCCAGAAAATTATCCCTACACAATTTCTTTAGAATGGGGAGGCGAACCCTATCGTTATGAACGGATTAAACAATTAATTGATGCCAAAGAAAAACATGATTTAAGCAGTATGCGAGCCATTCAGTTAGACCAACTCAGTCTTTTATATACGGATTTTCGCCCCTATTTACAAAATTTACCCATTATCAGCCCTACTGCTCAAGCCGCTTTACAACGCCTATTAGCTTGGAAAGGGGAAATGTCACCCACATCACCAGAGGCGACTTTATTCATCGCATGGTATATGGCATTTTCGCACTTACCACAGACAGAAACAGGGGAATCTTGGTTCTTCTATCCGCGCTATTTATTAAACGCGCTGAAATCTGGCGATAGTGCCTGCGCACAACAAAAACGAACTTGCTTAGAAATTGCGGGCGATGTCTTTGAAACTGTTGTGAAACAATGGTCAACAGATATTCCAAAATGGGGACTAGTCCATCAAGCAATGTTTAATCATCCAATTTTAACCCATACGCCCCTTGCGCCCCTGTTTGACAGACAAGTTGATTTTGGCGGAGAGCGTTTCACGGTCAATGTTGGCTGGGTCAATCCTGAGACACTAAAAACAACGCATGTACCAAGTTATCGCCAACTCATTGATTTTAGCCAATTAGATAATTCGGCTTATATTCATCCGATGGGACAATCAGGCAATGTCATGTCATCGCATTTTGATGACTTACTGGCTCTATGGCAAAAAGGTGAATATCTCACGATGCAAACCAAGGGCTATACCGAAGCTAATAAACTGATTTTAAAGCCTTAA
- the nikR gene encoding nickel-responsive transcriptional regulator NikR has translation MSDLARLSFSLEPSLVDKLELLVSQGDYSNRSEYIRDMIRAKIVEQAWEADEEAIGTITLVYNHHSRLLNEKLTDLQHDYHPMILATTHVHLDAHLCAEMIMVRGHAGDIRKLSNLLQQPKGVLHATLSMTSTGKQLL, from the coding sequence ATGTCCGACCTTGCAAGATTAAGTTTTTCATTAGAGCCATCTTTAGTCGATAAATTAGAATTATTAGTGAGTCAGGGTGATTACAGTAATCGTTCTGAATATATTCGCGATATGATTCGCGCAAAGATTGTCGAACAGGCATGGGAAGCGGATGAGGAGGCAATTGGAACAATTACTTTGGTCTATAACCATCATTCGCGGTTACTCAATGAAAAATTGACCGATTTACAACATGATTATCATCCTATGATTTTAGCAACAACCCATGTGCATTTAGACGCGCATTTGTGTGCAGAAATGATTATGGTGCGTGGACATGCGGGCGATATTCGTAAATTAAGTAATTTATTACAACAACCCAAAGGGGTTTTACACGCTACGTTATCGATGACCTCTACAGGTAAGCAATTATTGTGA